In Equus przewalskii isolate Varuska chromosome 6, EquPr2, whole genome shotgun sequence, one DNA window encodes the following:
- the LOC103555727 gene encoding olfactory receptor 52N4 — MLMLNKTDLSPASFILDGVPGLEDTHLWVSFPFCSMYVVAMVGNCGLLYLICCDDSLHKPMFYFLALLSLTDLVMCSSTIPKALCIFWFHLKEIGFEECLVQMFFIHTFTGMESGVLMLMALDRYIAICYPLRYSTILTNPVIAKVGLATFLRGVLLIIPFIFLTKRLPYCRGHVIPHTYCDHMSVAKLSCGNVKVNAIYGLLVALLIGGFDILCITVSYTMILRAVVSLSSADARQKAFSTCTAHICAIVFSYSPAFFSFFSHRFGSHTIPPSCHIIVANVYLLLPPTMNPIVYGVKTKQIRDCVIRILSSSKDTKSHGISVSIFQDR; from the coding sequence ATGCTAATGCTTAATAAAACAGATCTCTCCCCAGCCTCATTTATTCTTGATGGAGTTCCAGGGCTGGAAGACACACACCTCTGGGTTTCCTTTCCGTTCTGCTCCATGTATGTTGTGGCTATGGTAGGGAATTGTGGACTCCTCTACCTCATCTGCTGTGACGACTCTCTGCACAAGCCCATGTTTTACTTTTTGGCCTTGCTTTCCCTTACTGACCTTGTCATGTGCTCTAGTACAATCCCTAAAGCCCTTTGCATCTTCTGGTTTCATCTCAAGGAAATCGGCTTTGAAGAATGCCTGGTCCAGATGTTCTTCATCCATACCTTCACAGGGATGGAGTCTGGAGTGCTCATGCTTATGGCCCTGGACCGTTATATAGCCATCTGCTATCCTCTGCGCTACTCAACTATCCTCACCAATCCAGTCATTGCAAAGGTTGGGCTTGCTACTTTCCTGAGAGGGGTGTTGCTCATCATTCCCTTCATTTTCCTCACCAAGCGTCTGCCCTACTGCAGAGGGCATGTAATTCCCCATACCTACTGTGACCACATGTCTGTAGCCAAATTATCCTGTGGGAATGTCAAGGTCAATGCCATCTATGGTCTGCTGGTCGCCCTCCTGATTGGGGGATTTGACATCCTGTGCATCACAGTCTCCTACACCATGATCCTTCGGGCAGTCGTCAGCCTCTCTTCGGCAGATGCACGGCAGAAGGCCTTCAGCACGTGCACTGCCCACATCTGTGCCATTGTTTTCTCCTACAGTCCAgcgtttttctccttcttttcccatCGCTTTGGAAGCCACACAATTCCTCCATCTTGCCACATCATTGTGGCCAATGTTTATCTGCTCTTGCCTCCCACCATGAACCCTATTGTCTATGGGGTGAAAACCAAGCAGATACGAGACTGTGTTATAAGAATTCTTTCAAGTTCTAAGGATACCAAATCTCATGGCATATCAGTGTCCATTTTCCAGGACAGATAA
- the LOC103555712 gene encoding olfactory receptor 52N4-like, whose translation MIMLNQTHVTPASFILNGIPGLEDMHMWISFPFCSMYVLAMVGNCGLLYLIHYEDSLHRSMYYFLAMLSLTDLVMCSSTIPKALCIFWFHLKEISFEECLVQMFFIHTFTGMESGVLMLMALDRYIAICYPLRYSTILTNPVIAKAGLATFLRALLLIIPLIFITKRLPYCRGNIIHHTYCDQLSVAKLSCGNIKANVIYGLMAALLIGGFDILCITVSYTMILRAVVSLSSADARQKAFSTCTAHICAIVFSYSPAFFCFFFNRFGSHTIPPSCHIIVANIYLLLPPTMNPIVYGVKTKQIRDCVIRILSGSKHIKSHSI comes from the coding sequence ATGATAATGCTGAACCAAACACATGTGACACCAGCCTCTTTCATTCTTAATGGGATTCCAGGACTAGAAGACATGCATATGTGGATTTCCTTCCCATTCTGCTCCATGTATGTTTTGGCTATGGTAGGCAATTGTGGACTCCTCTACCTCATTCATTATGAGGACTCCCTGCACAGGTCCATGTATTACTTTTTGGCCATGCTTTCTCTTACGGACCTTGTCATGTGCTCTAGTACAATCCCTAAAGCCCTTTGCATCTTCTGGTTTCATCTTAAGGAAATCAGCTTTGAAGAATGCCTGGTCCAGATGTTCTTCATCCATACCTTCACAGGGATGGAGTCTGGGGTGCTCATGCTTATGGCCCTGGACCGCTATATAGCCATCTGCTATCCTCTGCGCTACTCAACTATCCTCACCAATCCAGTCATTGCAAAGGCGGGGCTTGCTACTTTCCTGAGAGCACTGTTGCTCATCATTCCCTTGATTTTCATCACCAAACGACTACCCTATTGCAGAGGCAACATAATACATCATACCTACTGTGATCAGCTATCTGTAGCCAAGTTATCTTGTGGGAATATCAAAGCCAATGTTATCTATGGTCTGATGGCTGCCCTCTTAATTGGAGGATTTGACATCCTGTGCATCACAGTCTCCTACACCATGATCCTTCGGGCAGTCGTCAGCCTCTCCTCTGCAGATGCCCGGCAGAAGGCCTTCAGCACATGCACTGCCCACATCTGTGCCATTGTTTTCTCCTACAGTCCagctttcttctgtttcttttttaaccgCTTTGGGAGTCATACAATTCCTCCATCTTGCCATATCATTGTAGCCAATATTTATCTGCTTTTGCCTCCCACCATGAACCCTATTGTTTATGGGGTGAAAACCAAGCAGATAAGAGATTGTGTCATAAGGATCCTTTCAGGTTCTAAGCACATCAAATCTCACAGTATATGA